Proteins encoded by one window of Acidobacteriota bacterium:
- a CDS encoding TIGR01777 family oxidoreductase has product MRVLVTGATGFVGRRLCEVLSESGCRVTALSRRPDAARKAVPGLSRVFAWRPVEEGPRLESLEQVDAVIHLAGESVVGRWTARKRQAIRESRVRSTGNLVDAMRQVEGRPRTLVSASAIGYYGDQGETELTESMPAASDFLGEICGQWEREGARASEAGVRVVHLRIGVVLAAGGGALDAMLLPARLGLGGPLGSGRQWWSWIHREDLIGMVQHVLADENLSGPFNATSSNPVRQKDFAKALGRVLSRPAFLPTPGFALKLVLGGFATELLSSKKVLPGRIQESGYRFRFPDLEPALREILG; this is encoded by the coding sequence ATGAGAGTTCTCGTTACCGGAGCCACCGGATTCGTCGGGCGCAGGCTCTGCGAAGTGTTGTCCGAGTCGGGTTGCCGGGTGACGGCGCTGTCACGCCGTCCGGACGCGGCCCGGAAAGCCGTCCCCGGTCTTTCCCGGGTTTTCGCATGGCGGCCGGTGGAGGAGGGTCCACGGTTGGAGAGCCTGGAGCAGGTGGACGCCGTCATCCACTTGGCGGGCGAGAGCGTCGTCGGCCGCTGGACCGCCCGCAAACGGCAGGCCATCCGCGAGAGCCGGGTCCGGTCCACCGGGAATCTGGTCGACGCCATGCGGCAGGTGGAGGGACGGCCGCGAACGCTGGTTTCGGCCAGCGCCATCGGCTACTACGGCGACCAGGGAGAGACGGAGTTGACGGAGTCGATGCCGGCAGCGAGTGACTTCCTGGGCGAAATCTGTGGCCAATGGGAGAGAGAGGGTGCCCGTGCGTCGGAGGCGGGCGTCCGCGTGGTCCATCTCCGAATCGGCGTTGTCCTGGCGGCAGGCGGAGGCGCCCTGGACGCCATGCTGCTGCCGGCGCGGCTGGGACTGGGGGGCCCCCTGGGTTCGGGCCGCCAGTGGTGGTCCTGGATTCACCGGGAGGATCTGATCGGCATGGTTCAGCATGTGCTGGCCGACGAAAACCTCTCGGGTCCCTTCAACGCGACGTCCTCGAACCCCGTTCGGCAAAAGGACTTCGCCAAAGCGCTGGGAAGGGTTCTGTCCCGTCCCGCGTTCCTGCCGACGCCCGGGTTCGCCCTGAAACTGGTTCTGGGCGGGTTTGCCACCGAGCTGCTCTCCAGCAAGAAGGTGCTGCCCGGCCGGATTCAGGAGAGTGGCTACCGCTTTCGCTTCCCCGATCTGGAACCTGCGCTCCGGGAGATCCTGGGTTAG
- a CDS encoding VOC family protein, translating into MITSLEHVAIVADDPRALADWYCTNLGCEIAVADEAYSTYFVAVPGTGVLEILPSSDRPRFEAEGDDAGIRHLAFTVVDFEEACQHIKERGIELLQPISVSATGTKLAFFPDLEGNILQFVYRPKPLR; encoded by the coding sequence ATGATCACATCATTGGAACATGTGGCTATCGTGGCCGATGACCCTCGAGCGCTGGCCGACTGGTACTGCACGAACCTGGGCTGCGAGATCGCCGTAGCCGACGAGGCGTACTCCACCTATTTCGTGGCCGTTCCCGGAACCGGAGTCCTGGAGATTCTTCCCTCCAGCGACCGTCCCCGCTTCGAAGCTGAAGGAGACGACGCCGGCATCCGCCACCTGGCCTTCACCGTCGTCGACTTCGAGGAAGCCTGCCAGCACATCAAGGAGCGGGGCATCGAGCTCCTGCAACCCATCTCCGTGAGCGCCACGGGAACGAAGCTGGCCTTTTTCCCCGATCTCGAAGGCAACATCCTTCAATTCGTCTATCGCCCGAAACCGTTGAGGTAA
- a CDS encoding TonB-dependent receptor: MGDDRRWLASCLLLIPAYCLLLPPAAQAREAADQQSGPAGQEETEKRREPARESQPELTEEIVVVGTRAQPRTVTESVVPIDVISSKDIAGQGEPDVADQLRNVLPAYNVNPQPVGDAARIIRPATLRGLAPDHTLILVNGKRRHRGAVITWLGNGVADGAQGPDISVIPSIALRQVEVLRDGASAQYGSDAIAGVLNFLVKDDSSGGSVEFRTGSFLAGDGGTHTVSGNVGLPLGPGGFANLSVEYGTTAATSRSVQRTDAAHLISVGNTHVADPAQIWGSPAIDDDFKFWGNFGRVFDQVQLYGHTNYASRRVTGGFFFRNPNTRAAVFSADGGKTLLIGDRLDAQDGVLDGSAGCPRVGIENGVPERQALDRVFADPDCFSFQEIFPGGFRPQFGGELIDASVVGGLRGQFSGGMVWDASFSLGSSAVDFFIFDTVNASLGPATPTEFDPGLYRQQDLAFNLDLSYAVNDRVHLAGGGEWREEDFKIGLGRNESWEIGPYAPQGFSAGSNGFPGFSPIAAGQWARANYALYGDLELRGRSRRWTVGAAARIEDYDDFGATLNGKLAGRYRVTPAWAVRGSVSSGFRAPTPGQQNAFNVSTRYDLQLRDLVNDGTIPSTSRAAQLRGGRLLEPERSINTSLGVVADRGPLSLTVDYFRIGLSNRLALTQLFALSPDEVETLISEGITSARNLQNFRFFTNDFETRTQGIDLVATVTPVSLGGATTFGFLFNHTDTEVTEFNPGVLDAVRLRQLQEAIPGTRWNVSAQHDLGRWRLLGRLNYYGDWYDSRDVRVYNGDYIFDLHATRSMGESVTLTLGAQNVFDNQPEENPNATAVGNRYSPYTPFNYNGAFLYFRIAYAWKWNRGAAP, translated from the coding sequence ATGGGGGACGATCGCCGATGGCTCGCATCCTGCCTTCTCCTGATCCCCGCGTATTGCCTGCTGCTCCCGCCGGCGGCACAGGCTCGGGAGGCCGCGGATCAGCAGAGCGGGCCCGCCGGACAGGAGGAGACGGAGAAGCGCCGGGAGCCCGCCCGCGAATCACAACCGGAGTTGACCGAAGAGATCGTGGTCGTCGGAACCCGGGCCCAGCCGCGGACGGTGACGGAGTCGGTGGTGCCCATCGACGTGATCTCGTCCAAGGACATCGCCGGTCAGGGTGAGCCGGACGTGGCCGACCAGTTGAGAAACGTCCTTCCGGCCTACAACGTCAATCCGCAGCCCGTGGGGGACGCGGCCCGCATCATCCGCCCGGCCACCCTCCGGGGCCTGGCTCCCGATCACACGCTGATCCTGGTCAACGGGAAGAGGCGCCACCGCGGCGCCGTCATCACCTGGTTGGGGAACGGGGTTGCCGACGGGGCTCAGGGACCCGACATTTCCGTGATCCCATCCATCGCGTTGCGCCAGGTGGAGGTGCTACGGGACGGCGCCTCGGCTCAATACGGCTCGGACGCCATCGCCGGCGTTTTGAATTTCCTGGTCAAGGACGATTCCTCCGGCGGCAGCGTGGAGTTCCGGACCGGCAGCTTCCTCGCCGGAGACGGCGGAACCCATACCGTTTCCGGGAACGTCGGCCTGCCCCTCGGACCGGGTGGTTTCGCCAACCTGAGCGTGGAATACGGCACCACCGCCGCCACCAGCCGCAGTGTCCAGCGCACCGACGCCGCACACCTCATATCGGTCGGGAACACCCATGTCGCCGACCCGGCCCAGATCTGGGGGTCGCCCGCCATCGACGACGACTTCAAGTTCTGGGGAAACTTCGGGCGCGTATTCGACCAGGTTCAGCTCTACGGTCACACCAACTACGCCAGCAGGCGCGTGACCGGAGGATTCTTTTTCCGCAACCCCAACACCCGGGCGGCTGTTTTCAGCGCTGACGGCGGCAAGACCCTGCTCATCGGGGACCGTCTCGATGCTCAGGACGGCGTCCTCGACGGTTCGGCCGGTTGTCCCCGCGTCGGCATCGAAAACGGTGTCCCGGAACGGCAGGCGTTGGACCGGGTCTTTGCCGATCCCGACTGCTTCTCCTTCCAGGAGATCTTCCCGGGGGGCTTCAGGCCCCAGTTCGGCGGTGAATTGATTGACGCGTCGGTGGTCGGCGGCCTGCGTGGCCAGTTCTCCGGCGGGATGGTTTGGGATGCCAGCTTCAGCCTGGGTTCCAGCGCAGTCGATTTTTTCATTTTCGATACGGTCAATGCGTCGTTGGGTCCGGCCACGCCCACCGAATTCGACCCCGGTCTCTACCGGCAACAGGATCTCGCCTTCAATCTGGATCTGAGCTATGCCGTGAACGACCGGGTCCACTTGGCCGGGGGCGGTGAATGGCGCGAGGAAGACTTCAAGATCGGCTTGGGCCGGAACGAGTCCTGGGAGATCGGGCCGTACGCCCCTCAAGGCTTCAGCGCCGGCTCCAACGGGTTCCCTGGATTCAGTCCCATCGCCGCGGGCCAGTGGGCCCGGGCCAACTACGCCCTCTACGGCGACCTGGAGTTGCGCGGACGATCCCGCCGGTGGACCGTCGGCGCCGCGGCCCGGATCGAAGACTACGACGACTTCGGCGCCACGCTCAACGGCAAGTTGGCGGGACGCTATCGTGTGACCCCGGCGTGGGCGGTGCGCGGCAGCGTGAGCAGCGGTTTCCGGGCCCCCACACCGGGGCAGCAGAATGCGTTCAACGTTTCGACCCGCTACGATCTTCAGCTCAGGGATCTGGTCAATGACGGCACCATCCCCTCCACTTCCAGGGCGGCCCAACTCCGGGGCGGCCGGCTGCTCGAACCCGAACGCTCCATCAACACCAGTCTGGGTGTGGTGGCCGACCGTGGACCGCTGAGTCTTACGGTCGACTACTTCCGAATCGGTCTCTCCAACCGCCTCGCCTTGACCCAGTTGTTCGCCCTCAGTCCCGACGAGGTTGAGACCCTCATCTCGGAGGGGATCACCAGCGCCCGCAATCTGCAGAACTTCCGATTCTTCACCAACGACTTCGAGACCCGGACCCAGGGGATCGACTTGGTGGCGACGGTGACGCCGGTTTCGCTGGGAGGCGCCACGACCTTCGGCTTTCTCTTCAACCATACCGACACCGAAGTCACCGAATTCAATCCGGGCGTGCTGGACGCCGTGCGTCTCCGGCAGTTGCAAGAGGCAATTCCCGGAACTCGCTGGAACGTCTCGGCTCAACACGACCTGGGCCGCTGGCGCCTCCTGGGACGCCTGAACTACTACGGCGACTGGTATGACTCCCGGGACGTCCGGGTCTACAATGGCGACTACATTTTCGATCTGCACGCCACTCGCTCGATGGGAGAATCGGTCACGCTCACCCTCGGCGCCCAGAACGTGTTCGACAATCAGCCGGAAGAAAACCCCAACGCCACTGCCGTCGGCAATCGATACAGTCCGTACACCCCGTTCAACTACAACGGAGCGTTCCTCTACTTCCGCATCGCCTACGCGTGGAAATGGAATCGTGGCGCCGCTCCATAA